The proteins below come from a single Chryseobacterium nepalense genomic window:
- a CDS encoding putative porin produces the protein MKYILSIILFFSLTINAQVKNKTDANQLSKNGEDTLVIDSGTKDSLKIFKPTINDYLYQTQFAEKKVFDTVMTFDKTYIFSQYNNRDNFGRVQVANIGAGFNPLSYELNPEQNLALLPTNKSYGILGINDIHYYDVKTPTATFIYHNAMKNGAALKSTYTQNIGKRFNFSLEYSGLRSQGVYRNSLASNNNTLFTGHYVSKSGNYELFAHYLHQNVNNQENGGIAVDSLFQNGNSDSRNRQNMQVNLASSSSQFSYRRYYLTHQFAPFNSEKIPFKIRHTISHQGNKYYYTQNTPEAFWYEAPQQLVTDGPLSSKKYSDNFSNTVSLVWDNEKFKLDAGVRYQMLKLGSSQVVLPLLEIPTEIKENRIGAVGNLQIRLFDKFQLNSFLEFSNGTQFGSYLRTANSLKFEPVKDYFVNAKLNFQTAYPSFNYLLNTSIYNNFNYYFQDAKNQTVMEAGGSLNLKWFKTELFANYFRIENYTYFDMAAMPKQSGSSVNISQIGGDATFSYRNFHLNTRLQFQNVLTNKDLLPLPGFIGRVNFFYQAKAFKNAAEIQTGIKVYYFSKFASREYFPILNEYILPGAGSFSIGGQPIADVYFNMKVKKMFFFIEGQQIGTVISHNKAYAFPSYPTYDFRLNIGIVWYLFN, from the coding sequence ATGAAGTATATACTTTCAATCATACTCTTCTTCAGCCTTACCATAAACGCTCAGGTCAAAAATAAGACCGATGCAAACCAGCTTTCTAAGAATGGAGAAGATACCCTGGTCATTGATTCAGGAACAAAAGATTCCCTAAAAATATTTAAGCCTACCATCAATGATTATTTATATCAAACACAATTTGCAGAAAAAAAAGTATTTGATACGGTAATGACTTTTGACAAAACCTATATCTTTTCGCAATACAACAACAGGGACAACTTCGGGAGAGTTCAGGTTGCTAATATTGGAGCGGGATTCAACCCACTCTCTTATGAGCTAAATCCTGAACAAAACCTGGCACTTTTACCAACCAACAAGTCTTATGGTATACTGGGCATTAATGATATTCACTATTACGATGTAAAAACCCCCACAGCAACATTCATTTACCACAATGCCATGAAAAACGGGGCGGCTCTAAAATCTACCTATACTCAGAATATCGGGAAAAGATTTAATTTTTCTTTGGAATATAGTGGGTTAAGATCTCAGGGAGTATATAGGAACTCCCTGGCTTCCAATAATAATACCCTGTTTACCGGCCACTATGTTTCCAAAAGCGGAAATTATGAATTGTTTGCCCATTATCTCCATCAGAATGTTAATAACCAGGAAAATGGGGGGATTGCAGTAGACAGCCTTTTCCAGAATGGCAACAGTGACTCCAGAAACAGACAGAATATGCAGGTAAATTTGGCATCCTCCAGTTCTCAGTTTTCGTACCGCAGATATTATCTGACGCATCAATTTGCCCCTTTTAATTCTGAGAAAATTCCTTTTAAAATTAGACATACCATTTCTCATCAGGGAAATAAGTACTACTATACCCAGAACACGCCGGAAGCATTTTGGTATGAGGCGCCACAACAGCTTGTTACAGACGGTCCTTTGTCATCAAAAAAATATTCAGATAATTTCAGCAATACAGTAAGCTTGGTTTGGGATAATGAAAAATTTAAGCTTGATGCGGGAGTCCGGTATCAAATGCTGAAGTTAGGTTCAAGCCAGGTCGTTCTGCCTTTGCTCGAAATTCCTACGGAAATCAAAGAAAACAGGATTGGGGCTGTAGGAAATTTGCAGATCAGGTTGTTTGATAAATTTCAGCTCAATTCATTTTTGGAATTTTCCAACGGAACACAGTTTGGAAGTTATCTGAGAACGGCAAACAGTCTGAAATTCGAGCCGGTAAAAGATTATTTTGTTAATGCAAAACTTAATTTTCAGACAGCATACCCCTCATTTAATTATCTTCTGAATACTTCAATTTATAATAATTTCAATTACTATTTTCAGGATGCAAAAAACCAGACGGTAATGGAAGCCGGCGGAAGTCTCAATCTGAAATGGTTCAAAACCGAATTATTTGCTAATTATTTCAGAATTGAAAACTACACTTATTTTGATATGGCAGCGATGCCTAAGCAAAGCGGAAGCTCCGTGAATATTTCCCAGATCGGAGGTGATGCAACATTCAGCTACCGAAATTTTCATTTAAATACAAGATTGCAGTTCCAGAACGTGCTCACAAACAAAGATCTTCTGCCGTTGCCGGGATTTATCGGACGTGTCAATTTCTTTTATCAGGCGAAAGCATTTAAAAATGCAGCCGAAATACAGACCGGTATAAAAGTCTATTATTTCTCAAAATTTGCCTCCAGAGAATATTTCCCGATTCTTAATGAATATATTCTGCCGGGAGCAGGCTCTTTTTCGATTGGCGGACAGCCAATTGCTGACGTTTATTTTAATATGAAAGTTAAAAAAATGTTCTTTTTCATCGAAGGCCAGCAAATAGGAACCGTAATTTCACATAATAAAGCATATGCATTCCCAAGTTATCCAACTTATGATTTCAGGTTGAATATCGGGATAGTATGGTATTTGTTCAACTAA
- a CDS encoding RagB/SusD family nutrient uptake outer membrane protein: MKNIFKISALSCLLLLVSCSEEHFDVEPNYLDNPNSVTQSESSFRSLTDGAYDAMKNIFDGDNGNALILADVLADNLILNPQGRLTNTSQYQWSYNGTSGGATALFSDSYFAISRANFVLDNLNKIPYTAFMKNIEAEAKAIRGAMHFEVLRAYSKIPTQDGSASTSMGIPYITVFDPFQKPSRDATVTDSYNKVIADLLFAYNNINTSNGSIGRFNKTSVAALLNRVYLYMGDYANAITYGEYVITNSSSVGARTNFAGIWTDANTDGVLLSLLNGNVNTDNMTVGVCYNQNASGIRSEYNVNYDLFLKYSPTGISDIRKTGYLLTANYAGTPYNHIIKYRTRTGSSTAQVVNVKFIRTAEVYLNTAEAYMKSSTPNAGRALQLLNILRGQRYSPYTPGTETGTALLNAIYSERRLELAFENDRFWTLKRLGLPVNRSAFGPNVDGTGTGPGASIVNLQSSDYRWQLPIPQSEINLNPNMKQNPGY, from the coding sequence TGTTATTGGTATCGTGTAGCGAAGAACACTTTGATGTAGAACCAAATTACTTGGATAATCCAAATTCTGTAACACAGTCAGAATCATCATTTAGGTCACTTACTGATGGTGCCTATGATGCAATGAAAAATATTTTCGATGGAGATAATGGTAATGCCTTAATACTAGCTGACGTTTTGGCAGATAACTTAATACTAAATCCTCAAGGCAGATTAACAAATACCAGTCAATATCAGTGGAGTTATAACGGAACATCCGGTGGAGCAACAGCTTTATTTAGTGATTCTTATTTTGCAATTTCAAGAGCAAACTTTGTGCTTGATAATTTGAACAAAATACCTTATACAGCTTTTATGAAAAATATTGAGGCAGAAGCAAAAGCAATAAGAGGTGCAATGCATTTTGAAGTGTTAAGAGCGTATAGTAAAATTCCTACTCAAGATGGTAGTGCTTCAACTTCTATGGGAATACCATATATTACCGTATTTGATCCTTTTCAGAAGCCAAGTAGAGATGCAACTGTAACGGATTCTTATAATAAAGTAATCGCAGATTTGTTATTTGCATATAATAATATTAATACATCTAATGGTAGTATCGGAAGATTTAATAAGACGTCAGTAGCAGCTCTTTTGAATAGAGTGTATTTATATATGGGTGATTATGCAAATGCCATTACTTATGGAGAATATGTTATAACAAACTCTTCGTCTGTTGGGGCAAGAACAAATTTTGCGGGCATATGGACGGATGCAAATACAGACGGAGTACTTCTTTCGCTATTAAATGGAAATGTAAATACTGATAATATGACGGTAGGAGTATGTTATAATCAGAATGCATCTGGTATTAGGTCTGAATATAATGTTAATTACGACTTATTTCTTAAATATTCACCAACGGGAATTTCAGATATAAGAAAAACAGGATATCTGCTTACAGCAAATTATGCGGGAACACCTTATAATCATATAATAAAATATAGAACAAGAACAGGGTCTTCCACCGCTCAGGTTGTTAATGTTAAATTTATAAGAACGGCTGAAGTATATTTAAATACAGCAGAGGCATATATGAAATCATCAACACCAAACGCAGGACGGGCTTTGCAATTGTTGAATATTTTAAGAGGACAAAGGTATTCACCATATACTCCTGGTACAGAAACCGGAACTGCATTATTAAATGCCATTTATTCTGAAAGAAGACTTGAACTAGCTTTCGAAAATGATAGATTTTGGACACTAAAGAGATTAGGACTTCCTGTTAATAGATCTGCATTCGGACCAAATGTAGATGGTACTGGAACTGGTCCTGGAGCAAGTATAGTTAATTTACAATCATCAGATTACAGGTGGCAGTTGCCGATTCCTCAATCTGAAATAAACTTAAATCCTAATATGAAGCAAAACCCTGGCTATTAA